Proteins encoded within one genomic window of Bombus terrestris chromosome 11, iyBomTerr1.2, whole genome shotgun sequence:
- the LOC100644027 gene encoding poly(A) RNA polymerase gld-2 homolog A isoform X2 produces the protein MYHTVYPPQIMVQIMGGQQANGQCPPIQPHTMHIHGASAFHQAEYVKYHTDACSQNRHMIQTGSYPLELLMGVEIPSLRHVEYMQSNNGTQRGHWQRHVNTSNNTSLIPSPHFTFRPNNNGLANKKSNWYNKLSKRTSFRESFVNNEKYGSDSGFSSRSPTPNKHHIDSSRTESSDERDSVISSVEQSMKKSHKMLPSSVTNNRVVQYGIISNSPMHQYYQSQRSINCYPATMSTSRSQVQTYQNKRRYHSGRNSPPPQRSPRNKRYMGFLSPNYHVFPRYGIAPDRFLARSHLVEVTRTPDDLLIGSVWDRLSKEIWSKFMLNQQTEIVYRNKMMLWRYLYVYIKTAFPKYGLFLVGSTMNGFGSDNSDVDMCLLVRHTEMDQRNEAIGHLEQILKCLKRCDFIEQLELIQAKVPILKFYDSIQNLEVDLNCNNAVGIRNTHLLYCYSRIDWRVRPLVLVVKLWAQSQNINDAKNMTISSYSLVLMVIHFLQCGVNPPVLPCLHSLYKGKFAPHTDIHCIDIQEELNIPISILRPKNRQTLGELFVEFFRYYVMFDFNQYAISVRLANKIAIEECRRARSYKNDPHQWKYLCIEEPFDLTNTARSVYDPDVFARIKHVFDCTYQNLKEHHDLARIFIKVDSTSPYIVT, from the exons ATGTATCATACTGTGTATCCACCACAAATAATGGTGCAGATAATGGGTGGCCAACAGGCAAATGGACAGTGTCCACCAATTCAACCACATACAATGCACATTCATGGTGCAAGTGCATTCCATCAAGcagaatatgtaaaatatcacaCAGATGCTTGCTCTCAGAACAGACATATGATTCAA ACAGGATCTTATCCATTGGAGCTATTGATGGGGGTTGAGATACCATCTTTAAGGCATGTGGAGTATATGCAGTCAAATAATGGCACACAACGAGGACACTGGCAGAGACATGTAAATACATCCAACAACACATCTCTTATACCTTCTCCACATTTTACTTTTAGACCAAACaataacggtttggcaaataaaaaatcaaactgGTATAATAAATTGAGTAAAAGAACTTCTTTCCGAGAGTCTTTCGTAAATAACGAAAAATACGGCAGTGATAGCGGCTTCAGTTCACGATCTCCCACACCGAATAAACATCACATCGATAGCAGTCGAACAGAGAGCTCGGATGAACGAGATTCTGTAATTTCTTCGGTAGAACAAAGTATGAA AAAATCACACAAGATGCTTCCAAGTAGCGTTACAAACAACAGAGTAGTGCAATATGGTATAATTTCAAATAGTCCTATGCACCAATATTATCAGAGTCAAAGATCTATTAATTGCTATCCCGCTACTATGTCAACATCTAGGAGTCAAGTACAAACGTATCAGAATAAAAGAAGGTATCATTCAG GAAGGAACAGTCCACCTCCTCAAAGATCAcctagaaataaaagatacatgGGATTCTTATCACCCAATTATCATGTGTTTCCTAGATACGGAATTGCTCCAGATCGATTTTTAGCTAGATCACATTTGGTTGAAGTAACCCGTACACCGGACGATTTACTTATTGGATCGGTTTGGGATAGACTTTCGAAAGAAATTTGGTCAAAATTTATGTTAAATCAACAGACTGAGATTGTTTATAGGAACAAGATGATGCTTTGGAGATAtctttatgtttatattaag ACTGCTTTTCCAAAATATGGTTTATTCTTGGTTGGCTCTACGATGAATGGTTTTGGGTCTGATAATAGTGATGTTGACATGTGCCTTTTAGTGAGGCATACAGAAATGGATCAAAGGAATGAGGCTATTGGGCATTTagaacaaatattaaaatgccTCAAGAGATGTG ATTTTATAGAACAATTAGAACTTATACAAGCAAAGGTGCCAATTCTAAAGTTCTACGATTCAATACAAAATTTAGAAGTTGATTTAAATTGTAATAATGCTGTTGGCATTCGGAATACTCATCTTCTTTACTGTTATTCTCGGA TTGATTGGAGGGTGAGACCATTAGTACTTGTGGTTAAACTTTGGGCTCAATCTCAGAATATCAACGATGCCAAGAACATGACAATATCCAGTTATTCCTTAGTTCTTATGGTCATTCATTTTTTGCAGT gtGGTGTTAATCCACCAGTTTTACCATGTTTACATTCACTTTATAAGGGCAAATTCGCACCACATACAGACATTCATTGCATAGATATCCAAGAAGAATTGAACATTCCAATTTCCATACTTCGGCCTAAGAATCGACAAACTTTAGGGGAATTGTTTGTGGAATTTTTTCGATATTACGTCATGTTCGA TTTCAATCAGTATGCGATATCAGTTCGGCTGGCAAATAAAATAGCAATAGAAGAATGTCGAAGGGCACGATCTTATAAAAATGACCCTCATCAATGGAAGTATCTATGTATCGAAG AACCATTCGATCTAACTAACACTGCTAGATCAGTTTATGATCCGGATGTTTTTGCAAGGATTAAACATGTCTTTGATTGTACATACCAAAACTTAAAAGAGCATCATGACCTAGCCAGGATATTCATCAAGGTGGATTCTACTTCACCCTATATCGTGACGTAA
- the LOC100644027 gene encoding poly(A) RNA polymerase gld-2 homolog A isoform X1, translating to MYHTVYPPQIMVQIMGGQQANGQCPPIQPHTMHIHGASAFHQAEYVKYHTDACSQNRHMIQTGSYPLELLMGVEIPSLRHVEYMQSNNGTQRGHWQRHVNTSNNTSLIPSPHFTFRPNNNGLANKKSNWYNKLSKRTSFRESFVNNEKYGSDSGFSSRSPTPNKHHIDSSRTESSDERDSVISSVEQSMKKLFSYRKSHKMLPSSVTNNRVVQYGIISNSPMHQYYQSQRSINCYPATMSTSRSQVQTYQNKRRYHSGRNSPPPQRSPRNKRYMGFLSPNYHVFPRYGIAPDRFLARSHLVEVTRTPDDLLIGSVWDRLSKEIWSKFMLNQQTEIVYRNKMMLWRYLYVYIKTAFPKYGLFLVGSTMNGFGSDNSDVDMCLLVRHTEMDQRNEAIGHLEQILKCLKRCDFIEQLELIQAKVPILKFYDSIQNLEVDLNCNNAVGIRNTHLLYCYSRIDWRVRPLVLVVKLWAQSQNINDAKNMTISSYSLVLMVIHFLQCGVNPPVLPCLHSLYKGKFAPHTDIHCIDIQEELNIPISILRPKNRQTLGELFVEFFRYYVMFDFNQYAISVRLANKIAIEECRRARSYKNDPHQWKYLCIEEPFDLTNTARSVYDPDVFARIKHVFDCTYQNLKEHHDLARIFIKVDSTSPYIVT from the exons ATGTATCATACTGTGTATCCACCACAAATAATGGTGCAGATAATGGGTGGCCAACAGGCAAATGGACAGTGTCCACCAATTCAACCACATACAATGCACATTCATGGTGCAAGTGCATTCCATCAAGcagaatatgtaaaatatcacaCAGATGCTTGCTCTCAGAACAGACATATGATTCAA ACAGGATCTTATCCATTGGAGCTATTGATGGGGGTTGAGATACCATCTTTAAGGCATGTGGAGTATATGCAGTCAAATAATGGCACACAACGAGGACACTGGCAGAGACATGTAAATACATCCAACAACACATCTCTTATACCTTCTCCACATTTTACTTTTAGACCAAACaataacggtttggcaaataaaaaatcaaactgGTATAATAAATTGAGTAAAAGAACTTCTTTCCGAGAGTCTTTCGTAAATAACGAAAAATACGGCAGTGATAGCGGCTTCAGTTCACGATCTCCCACACCGAATAAACATCACATCGATAGCAGTCGAACAGAGAGCTCGGATGAACGAGATTCTGTAATTTCTTCGGTAGAACAAAGTATGAA GAAATTATTCTCTTACAGAAAATCACACAAGATGCTTCCAAGTAGCGTTACAAACAACAGAGTAGTGCAATATGGTATAATTTCAAATAGTCCTATGCACCAATATTATCAGAGTCAAAGATCTATTAATTGCTATCCCGCTACTATGTCAACATCTAGGAGTCAAGTACAAACGTATCAGAATAAAAGAAGGTATCATTCAG GAAGGAACAGTCCACCTCCTCAAAGATCAcctagaaataaaagatacatgGGATTCTTATCACCCAATTATCATGTGTTTCCTAGATACGGAATTGCTCCAGATCGATTTTTAGCTAGATCACATTTGGTTGAAGTAACCCGTACACCGGACGATTTACTTATTGGATCGGTTTGGGATAGACTTTCGAAAGAAATTTGGTCAAAATTTATGTTAAATCAACAGACTGAGATTGTTTATAGGAACAAGATGATGCTTTGGAGATAtctttatgtttatattaag ACTGCTTTTCCAAAATATGGTTTATTCTTGGTTGGCTCTACGATGAATGGTTTTGGGTCTGATAATAGTGATGTTGACATGTGCCTTTTAGTGAGGCATACAGAAATGGATCAAAGGAATGAGGCTATTGGGCATTTagaacaaatattaaaatgccTCAAGAGATGTG ATTTTATAGAACAATTAGAACTTATACAAGCAAAGGTGCCAATTCTAAAGTTCTACGATTCAATACAAAATTTAGAAGTTGATTTAAATTGTAATAATGCTGTTGGCATTCGGAATACTCATCTTCTTTACTGTTATTCTCGGA TTGATTGGAGGGTGAGACCATTAGTACTTGTGGTTAAACTTTGGGCTCAATCTCAGAATATCAACGATGCCAAGAACATGACAATATCCAGTTATTCCTTAGTTCTTATGGTCATTCATTTTTTGCAGT gtGGTGTTAATCCACCAGTTTTACCATGTTTACATTCACTTTATAAGGGCAAATTCGCACCACATACAGACATTCATTGCATAGATATCCAAGAAGAATTGAACATTCCAATTTCCATACTTCGGCCTAAGAATCGACAAACTTTAGGGGAATTGTTTGTGGAATTTTTTCGATATTACGTCATGTTCGA TTTCAATCAGTATGCGATATCAGTTCGGCTGGCAAATAAAATAGCAATAGAAGAATGTCGAAGGGCACGATCTTATAAAAATGACCCTCATCAATGGAAGTATCTATGTATCGAAG AACCATTCGATCTAACTAACACTGCTAGATCAGTTTATGATCCGGATGTTTTTGCAAGGATTAAACATGTCTTTGATTGTACATACCAAAACTTAAAAGAGCATCATGACCTAGCCAGGATATTCATCAAGGTGGATTCTACTTCACCCTATATCGTGACGTAA
- the LOC105666253 gene encoding coatomer subunit epsilon → MKQYYRNDKMARQQQADVDELFDVKNHFYIGNYQQCINEAQKIKSSSPEVTMERDVFLYRAYIAQRKFRVVLDEINNSSPPDLQPLKMLADYFANPARREVIVTELQQATNRADYDNHNFLIVAATIYYHEKNLEAALRILRNVDHLECLALTLQIYLKMDRLDLAKKELLTMQEKDDDATLTQLAQAWLNISSGGDKLQDAYYIFQDMIDKHSSTSMLLNGQATCFIGLAKYEEAETALQESLDKDSNNPDTLINMIVLSQHMGKPPEVANRYLSQLKDSHLEHPFVKEYLQKEIEFQRLRKQYSSST, encoded by the exons ATGAAACAGTATTACCGAAATGACAAGATGGCACGTCAGCAGCAAGCAGACGTCGACGAACTTTTCGACGTGAAAAATCACTTTTATATTGGAAACTATCAGCAATGTATCAACGAAGCACAAAAAATAAAG tCATCTTCGCCAGAGGTGACGATGGAACGAGATGTGTTCCTCTATCGTGCGTACATAGCGCAACGAAAATTCCGTGTTGTGCtagatgaaattaataattcttcCCCTCCTGATTTACAACCACTGAAAATGTTGGCGGATTATTTTGCGAATCCTGCTCGCAGAGAGGTGATTGTCACCGAATTGCAACAAGCGACCAACCGCGCTGATTACGATAATCATAACTTCCTAATCGTTGCTGCAACCATCTACTATCATGAAAAGAACTTAGAGGCAGCACTTAGGATACTTCGTAATGTAGATCACTTAGAATGTCTAGCCCTAACGCTACAGATTTACTTAAAAATGGATCGATTAGATCTTGCAAAGAAAGAGTTGCTAACTATGCAGGAGAAGGACGATGATGCCACTCTGACACAACTAGCACAGGCATGGCTAAATATAAGCAGTGGTGGAGATAAGTTACAAGATGCTTATTACATATTTCAA GATATGATAGACAAACATTCCAGTACGAGTATGTTATTAAATGGTCAAGCTACTTGTTTCATTGGGCTAGCTAAATATGAAGAAGCTGAAACAGCTTTGCAAGAATCTTTGGACAAAGATAGTAACAATCCAGACACTTTAATCAATATGATTGTCCTTTCTCAGCATATGGGAAAGCCGCCTGAAGTTGCTAATCGTTATTTGAGTCAACTGAAAGATTCACATTTGGAACATCCATTtgttaaagaatatttacagaAAGAGATAGAATTTCAAAGGCTCAGGAAACAGTATTCTTCATCCACCTAA
- the LOC100644215 gene encoding regulator of nonsense transcripts 1 yields MSVDAYGPSSQTLTFLDTEEADLIGADTQGSEFDFTDFTLPSPSQTQASQHDAAQSQPNQPVQVNGTSGSSSLELKISGAAQSLAELQFEEEEEEAYYNRDLPEHACKYCGIHEASCVVMCNVCRKWFCNGRGNTSGSHIINHLVRAKHKEVTLHRDGPLGETVLECYSCAVRNVFVLGFIPAKADSVVVLLCRQPCAAQSSLKDMNWDQEQWKPLIEDRSFLAWLVKIPSEQEQLRARQISAQQINKLEELWRDNVDATFQDLEKPGVDEEPQQVLLRYEDGYQYQNIFGPLVKLEADYDKRLKESQTQENIEVRWDVGLNKKTIAYFMLAKTDGDMKLMHGDELRLRYLGELHKPWSGIGHVIKIPDNYGEEVGIELKNNSGAPTECVSNFVVDFIWKSTSFDRMQLALRKFAVDDTSVSGYIYHRLLGHEVEEVLFRCHLPKHFSAPNLPDLNRSQVYAVKHAVQRPLSLIQGPPGTGKTVTSATIVYQLVKQNGGPVLVCAPSNTAVDQLTEKIHKSNLKVVRLCAKSREAIDSPVSFLALHNQIKNMETNTELQKLQQLKDETGELSSVDEKRYRLLKKAAEKELLEAADVICCTCVGAGDPRLHRLKFHSILIDESMQATEPECMVPVVLGAKQLILVGDHCQLGPVVMCKKAARAGLSQSLFERLVVLGIRPFRLEVQYRMHPDLSRFPSNFFYEGSLQNGVCADERKLLKIDFPWPAPDKPMFFYVTQGQEEIAGSGTSYLNRTEASNVEKIATRFLRCGVKPEQIGVITPYEGQRAYLVQYMQYQGSLHSKLYQEIEVASVDAFQGREKDIIIMSCVRSNEHQGIGFLNDPRRLNVALTRAKYGIIIVGNPKVLSKQPLWNHLLSFYKEQKVLVEGPLNNLKESMIQFAKPKKLVNAANPGSHFMSTSMYDAREALIPGSVYDRSGTQVNGTQNHNPYYQRNVPLDIFSRTHDTISYISPERAQAAMNNVPVPVGMFMNMAHVPPRFYNQHQQALQARQNQRNRRGTALSKNKQGPRMGKLSQSEQNTQPYSQPGLPLTQGTTQGMSQPGFSLSQPGLSQAELSQDSFAVGEFQSQMDGLLSQDSTYQGDRSGFYQSGQSQAGGQFSQPY; encoded by the exons ATGAGCGTCGATGCATACGGACCCAGCAGTCAGACTCTGACGTTCCTAGACACGGAAGAAGCTGATTTAATTGGTGCAGATACACAGGGTAGCGAATTCGACTTCACTGATTTCACGTTGCCCTCGCCGAGTCAAACTCAGGCCTCGCAACACGATGCTGCCCAAAGTCAACCTAACCAACCCGTACAG GTTAATGGAACAAGCGGCAGCTCATCTTTGGAGTTGAAGATATCTGGAGCAGCACAAAGCCTTGCGGAATTGCaatttgaagaagaagaagaggaggcaTATTACAATCGTGATTTGCCAGAACATGCATGTAAATATTGTGGTATTCATGAAGCATCTTGTGTTGTTATGTGCAATGTTTGCCGCAAGTGGTTCTGTAATGGACGTGGAAATACATCTGGTTCTCACATTATCAACCACCTTGTCAGAGCCAAACATAAGGAAGTTACTTTACACAg AGATGGTCCTTTGGGAGAAACTGTCCTTGAGTGTTACTCTTGTGCTGTTAGGAATGTTTTCGTTCTTGGCTTCATTCCTGCAAAAGCAGATTCTGTTGTTGTATTACTCTGCCGCCAACCATGTGCAGCTCAGAGTTCGTTGAAGGATATGAATTG GGATCAAGAACAATGGAAGCCATTGATAGAAGACCGTTCCTTTCTAGCTTGGTTAGTAAAAATTCCATCAGAACAGGAACAATTGCGTGCCAGACAAATTTCGGCCCAACAAATCAATAAGTTAGAGGAATTATGGCGAGACAATGTTGACGCGACCTTTCAAGATCTTGAAAAACCCGGTGTAGATGAAGAACCGCAACAAGTACTTTTGCGGTACGAAGATGGATACCAGTATCAGAACATATTTGGCCCTCTCGTAAAATTAGAAGCCGATTATGATAAACGTTTGAAGGAATCTCAAACGCAAGAAAACATTGAAGTACGTTGGGATGTTGGACTAAATAAAAAGACAATCGCCTATTTCATGTTAGCAAAAACAGACGGTGATATGAAATTGATGCACGGCGATGAACTAAGACTTCGCTACTTGGGTGAACTTCACAAGCCTTGGTCTGGAATTGGACATGTAATCAAGATCCCTGATAATTATGGAGAGGAAGTAGGGAtcgaattgaaaaataattctgGCGCCCCAACGGAGTGTGTTAGTAACTTCGTCGTTGATTTTATTTGGAAAAGCACTAGTTTCGATCG CATGCAATTAGCGTTGCGGAAATTTGCTGTGGACGACACTTCTGTATCCGGTTACATATACCATAGATTGTTAGGACACGAGGTGGAAGAAGTTTTGTTTCGCTGCCATCTTCCTAAACATTTCAGTGCTCCGAATCTGCCAGACTTAAATCGTTCACAAGTATATGCCGTGAAACACGCTGTACAAAGACCCTTGTCTCTAATTCAGGGACCGCCTGGCACAGGAAAAACTGTAACCAGCGCTACGATAGTTTATCAACTTGTCAAACAAAACGGTGGTCCTGTATTAGTATGTGCTCCTTCGAACACGGCTGTTGATCAACTAACAGAAAAGATACACAAATCCAATTTAAAGGTTGTGAGACTTTGTGCGAAGTCACGAGAAGCAATTGATTCACCAGTAAGCTTTCTTGCCTTGCATAATCAAATCAAGAACATGGAGACGAATACTGAATTGCAAAAATTGCAACAACTAAAAGATGAGACTGGTGAATTGTCTAGCGTTGACGAAAAACGTTATAGATTACTAAAGAAAGCAgcagaaaaagaattattagaGGCAGCTGATGTGATCTGCTGCACCTGTGTTGGAGCTGGTGACCCAAGGTTACATAGACTTAAATTTCACTCAATTCTTATTGATGAGAGTATGCAAGCAACGGAACCTGAGTGTATGGTACCAGTTGTTCTTGGAGCGAAGCAATTAATCCTTGTTGGTGATCATTGTCAATTAGGGCCAGTAGTTATGTGCAAGAAAGCTGCCAGGGCTGGTTTATCACAGTCTCTTTTTGAAAGATTAGTAGTATTGGGAATTAGACCTTTCAGATTGGAAGTACAATATCGTATGCATCCAGATCTATCACGATTCCCATCAAACTTTTTTTATGAGGGTTCTTTGCAAAACGGCGTGTGCGCGGACGAGaggaaattgttgaaaattgaTTTTCCTTGGCCAGCACCTGACAAACCTATGTTTTTCTACGTTACACAAGGTCAAGAAGAAATTGCAGGAAGTGGTACATCATACTTAAATCGAACGGAAGCATCGAACGTTGAAAAAATAGCAACAAGATTTTTACGTTGCGGAGTAAAACCTGAACAAATTGGAGTAATAACTCCGTACGAGGGTCAACGAGCTTATTTAGTGCAATACATGCAATACCAAGGATCCTTGCACTCGAAACTGTACCAGGAAATCGAAGTCGCTAGCGTAGATGCTTTCCAGGGCAgagaaaaagatataataattatgtcttgcgttcgatcgaacgaacaTCAAGGTATTGGATTTCTGAATGACCCACGAAGGTTAAACGTCGCATTAACCCGCGCGAAATACGGAATCATAATCGTAGGAAATCCAAAGGTATTGTCGAAACAGCCATTATGGAATCATCTATTAAGTTTCTATAAGGAACAGAAAGTTCTCGTAGAAGGACCACTGAATAATCTTAAAGAATCTATGATTCAATTCGCCAAACCAAAGAAACTCGTCAATGCTGCTAATCCAGGCTCTCACTTTATGTCTACGTCGATGTACGATGCAAGGGAAGCTTTGATCCCAGGTTCGGTATACGATAGATCAGGTACTCAAGTAAATGGAACACAGAATCATAATCCTTATTACCAAAGGAACGTACCTTTAGACATCTTCAGCAGAACCCACGACACTATTAGTTACATTAGCCCAGAAAGAGCTCAAGCAGCGATGAATAATGTACCAGTTCCAGTGGGAATGTTCATGAATATGGCACACGTACCACCACGGTTCTATAATCAACATCAGCAGGCCCTACAGGCTAGACAAAACCAACGTAATCGGCGAGGTACAGCTTTATCGAAGAACAAACAAGGCCCACGAATGGGTAAACTAAGTCAATCAGAACAGAATACCCAGCCATATAGTCAGCCAGGATTACCGTTAACACAAGGCACGACGCAAGGTATGTCACAACCAGGTTTCAGCCTTTCTCAACCCGGACTGAGTCAAGCGGAACTTTCTCAAGATTCCTTCGCTGTCGGAGAGTTTCAATCACAGATGGACGGATTATTATCACAAGATTCAACTTATCAGGGTGATCGAAGTGGTTTTTATCAATCCGGACAGTCACAAGCCGGGGGACAATTCTCCCAGCCATATTGA
- the LOC100644492 gene encoding neurogenic protein big brain, which yields MTTETFSRELDGHIVTLLTRISSLKENNMELTEKKAPMSIEARSLELWRAVAVECFATFLFSLVVSGAAASSAVSGSGLSVLATAVASGFAISAICFIFGHISGGHVNPAVSLSFALCRRISFLRAALYIAAQCGGGIAGAAMLYGVTTPSNTQTLTSVGRLGGPIERLLVELALSVLIVLSHFTSECSKILPMSVSSKPAGVLAAAYTAATLVSSPFLNPARALGPAFVTNRWDNHWVYWVGPLSGSAVAALLHEYVLNPKRSRDPRDMDDGDNSSMRSDEDTYDDLDKPTGPKFPSAYATYRPVAGASSSIYSTPPTALERVESIYGGTKSLYCKSPPLTRANLNRSQSVYAKSTSGARDGLMIPKPGPLAPAQSLYPIRIGQTGSNSGRDSQQQNGSNGQNQNSQNHNSTNQNMQNQLQQCTQSIYGIRGISTSLSTRENGIYGVSTGSSIYGRAPAPPPSSQNSQQSGPNVQSSTQNHHQPQQQQQQQQQQQQHQNGTISTCSDNAANSRRPESMYGHISRRSDDSAYGSYQGSTRGNYGKVPGPPGSTGPPNGPPGPPQYREQGRPSPAGPLQQNQQNNFQRNSPNPQY from the exons ATGACCACGGAAACGTTTTCAAGAGAGTTAGATGGTCACATCGTGACCTTGCTTACGAGGATTTCTTCCCTGAAGGAAAATAACATGGAACTAACAGAGAAGAAAGCACCTATGTCGATAGAGGCTCGCAGTTTGGAACTCTGGAGAGCAGTAGCTGTAGAGTGTTTCGCTACCTTTCTCTTCAGTCTCGTTGTATCCGGCGCAGCCGCATCCTCCGCAGTTTCCGGAAGCGGACTCTCTGTCTTAGCTACCGCTGTAGCATCCGGTTTTGCGATTTCGGCGATCTGCTTCATCTTTGGTCATATCAGTG GTGGCCACGTGAATCCAGCAGTCTCACTATCTTTCGCTTTGTGTCGACGAATCTCCTTCCTCCGAGCTGCTCTGTACATCGCCGCACAGTGTGGAGGCGGTATAGCCGGAGCTGCGATGCTGTATGG aGTGACTACACCTTCCAATACGCAGACCTTAACTTCCGTAGGTCGTCTCGGAGGGCCTATCGAGAGGCTCTTGGTAGAATTAGCACTTTCTGTGCTGATTGTCCTATCTCATTTTACCTCAGAATGCTCAAAAATACTACCAATGTCAGTTTCTTCGAAACCAGCTGGCGTATTAGCTGCAGCCTACACGGCAGCCACTTTGGTTTCG agTCCATTCTTAAATCCCGCACGCGCACTTGGACCAGCATTCGTCACCAATCGTTGGGACAACCATTGGGTGTACTGGGTAGGTCCACTGTCGGGAAGCGCAGTGGCAGCCCTTCTTCACGAGTATGTTCTAAATCCCAAACGATCTAGAGACCCACGGGATATGGATGACGGTGACAATTCATCAATGAGATCCGACGAGGACACCTACGACGATCTGGACAAACCAACGGGTCCCAAATTTCCCAGCGCCTATGCAACCTATCGCCCAGTTGCTGGAGCATCTTCCTCGATCTACAGTACGCCTCCGACAGCCTTAGAACGTGTCGAATCCATTTACGGGGGAACCAAATCGCTCTACTGTAAATCCCCACCCTTAACCAGGGCAAATTTAAATCGTTCGCAAAGTGTATACGCTAAATCAACTTCCGGAGCCCGAGACGGCCTAATGATCCCCAAACCGGGTCCTCTAGCCCCCGCACAAAGCCTGTACCCGATTAGAATAGGTCAAACAGGTTCAAATTCAGGAAGAGATAGTCAACAGCAAAATGGATCAAATGGTCAGAatcaaaattctcaaaatcataACAGTACCAACCAAAATATGCAGAATCAACTGCAACAGTGCACGCAGAGCATTTATGGAATCAGAGGAATTTCCACGAGTCTTAGTACGAGGGAGAATGGTATCTATGGTGTATCTACGGGGTCCAGCATATATGGCCGAGCTCCAGCTCCTCCTCCGAGTAGTCAGAATTCTCAACAATCAGGTCCGAATGTCCAATCTTCCACTCAAAATCATCATCAGccacaacaacaacagcaacagcagcaacaacaacagcagcatcAGAATGGAACGATATCCACCTGCTCTGATAACGCAGCAAACTCTAGAAGACCGGAAAGCATGTACGGGCATATTTCTAGACGCAGTGACGATTCTGCGTATGGCAGTTATCAAGGTTCGACGCGAGGCAATTACGGAAAGGTACCTGGACCTCCTGGATCAACGGGTCCCCCTAACGGACCACCTGGTCCTCCTCAGTACCGCGAACAAGGAAGACCCAGTCCAGCTGGGCCATTGCAACAGAACcagcaaaataattttcaaagaaattcgcCAAATCCTCAATATTGA